Proteins found in one Geomonas subterranea genomic segment:
- the rimP gene encoding ribosome maturation factor RimP encodes MAKVDVAERVTEIVAEIGGPLGIGLVDLEYKREGRDMVLRVFLEKEGGITLDDCADVSRQLSDILDVEDFMPDHYNLEVSSPGICRPLKKLADYQRFQGHLVKVKTFDVVADDAGNKRKTFTGKLVEVGEGVIGIDLTEGQHASIPLDKVAKANLEFEF; translated from the coding sequence ATGGCAAAGGTTGATGTAGCAGAAAGAGTCACAGAGATTGTCGCCGAAATCGGCGGGCCTCTCGGGATCGGCCTGGTGGACCTGGAGTATAAGCGCGAAGGGCGCGACATGGTGCTGCGGGTCTTCCTGGAAAAGGAGGGGGGCATCACCCTTGACGACTGCGCCGACGTGAGCCGGCAGCTTTCCGACATCCTGGACGTCGAGGACTTCATGCCGGATCACTACAACCTGGAGGTTTCCTCCCCCGGGATCTGCCGCCCGCTGAAGAAACTCGCCGACTACCAGCGTTTCCAGGGGCACCTGGTCAAGGTGAAGACCTTCGACGTGGTCGCCGACGACGCCGGTAACAAGCGCAAGACCTTCACCGGGAAACTCGTCGAGGTCGGAGAGGGAGTCATCGGCATCGACCTCACCGAGGGGCAGCACGCCTCGATCCCGCTGGACAAGGTGGCCAAGGCCAACCTCGAATTCGAATTCTAA
- the nusA gene encoding transcription termination factor NusA, with protein sequence METSFNLKHTIDQIVKEKGIDKGIVVEALEQAVLTAANKKFRNTRDLEAHYNPEIGEVELFEFVTVVEEVQDSYREIELDEAREEDPEVEIGDSIGMKMDASGFSRIAAQTAKQVIIQRVREAERETIFNEFQERQGEIVNGVVRRFEKGDLIVDLGRAEALLPHKEQAPREVYRQGDRVKALITEIRMTTKGPQIMLSRTHPTMLAKLFEAEVPEIAEGIVEIKSVVREPGGRAKIAVYSHDGDVDPVGACVGMRGSRVQNVVSELRGEKIDIIPWSEDIARFACNALAPAVVTKVYVDEEDYAMEVIVADDQLSLAIGKRGQNVRLAAKLTGWKIDIKSETRMAEAELQQFASYDGTEVEEAEEPVEAAEPAAVEATEED encoded by the coding sequence GTGGAAACGAGCTTTAACCTCAAGCACACGATCGACCAGATCGTAAAAGAGAAGGGTATTGATAAAGGGATTGTGGTAGAGGCGCTGGAACAGGCAGTTCTCACCGCGGCCAACAAGAAATTCCGCAATACCCGCGATCTGGAGGCACACTACAACCCCGAGATCGGCGAGGTTGAGTTGTTCGAGTTCGTTACCGTCGTGGAAGAGGTACAGGATTCATACCGTGAGATCGAGCTCGACGAGGCGCGCGAGGAGGATCCGGAGGTCGAGATCGGCGACTCCATCGGCATGAAGATGGACGCTTCCGGCTTTTCCAGGATCGCCGCGCAGACCGCCAAGCAGGTGATCATCCAGCGCGTGCGCGAGGCGGAGCGCGAGACCATCTTCAACGAGTTCCAGGAGCGCCAGGGCGAGATCGTGAACGGCGTGGTGCGCCGTTTCGAGAAGGGCGACCTGATCGTCGACCTCGGCCGCGCCGAGGCGCTCTTGCCGCACAAGGAGCAGGCCCCGCGCGAGGTCTACCGCCAGGGTGACCGCGTCAAGGCCCTGATCACCGAGATCCGCATGACCACCAAGGGGCCCCAGATCATGCTCTCCCGCACCCATCCCACCATGCTGGCCAAGCTGTTCGAGGCCGAGGTGCCGGAAATCGCGGAAGGGATCGTCGAGATCAAGAGCGTCGTGCGCGAGCCGGGGGGGCGCGCGAAGATCGCCGTCTACTCGCACGACGGCGACGTCGATCCGGTCGGCGCGTGTGTCGGCATGCGCGGCTCCCGCGTCCAGAACGTGGTATCTGAGCTGCGCGGCGAGAAGATCGACATCATCCCCTGGAGCGAGGACATCGCCCGCTTCGCCTGCAACGCCCTGGCCCCGGCCGTGGTGACCAAGGTGTACGTGGACGAGGAGGATTACGCCATGGAAGTGATCGTGGCGGACGACCAGCTCTCGCTCGCCATCGGCAAGCGCGGCCAGAACGTGCGTCTCGCCGCCAAGCTGACCGGGTGGAAGATCGACATCAAGAGCGAGACCCGCATGGCCGAGGCCGAGCTGCAGCAGTTCGCCTCCTATGACGGCACCGAGGTCGAGGAGGCCGAAGAGCCCGTCGAGGCTGCCGAGCCGGCAGCGGTAGAGGCGACCGAAGAGGACTAG